In the genome of Streptomyces aquilus, the window GCCCCGCGCGCGGCGGCCGTCTCGAAGGCGAACCCGAGGGCGGCGGCACTGTCCTCGGGGTCCTCGCCCTGCTGGCCGACGACGATCTCCCGGCCTGCGGCCTCGGCGGTGGGTTCGTCTCCGGCCCGGACGAGCACGACGGGCCGTACCGCCTCCGCGATCACCTGCTGGCCCACCGAGCCGAGCAGGAACCCGACGACCGGGCCGTGCCCGCGCGAGCCCAGCACCAGCATCTCGGCGCCCGCCGCGGCCTCCACCAGTGCCTCGACGGTGCCGCCCTCCAGAACGTCGGTGGTCACGACGAGCCCGTGGTGGCGCACGGCGACGACCTCGGCGGCCTCGGCCACCGCGTCGCGCACCCAGCCGGCCTGCGTCTCGGGGTCGGACAGCACGTCGAGCGCCACATCCGCCTGGAACCGCCAGGCCTGCACCACCCGCAGCTCCAGCCCCCGGCGGACCGCCTCGCGCGCCGCCCAGTCCAGCGCGGCGAGGCTCTCCTCGGTTCCGTCGAAACCCACGGTGATCGGGCGCGTCATACGGCTGTCTCCCTCGGTGTCGATGATCAGGCGGCTGCCCCCAGTCTTCACTACGCTGCCGCCATGAGCCTGGTGTGGGAACAAGTCACCGTGGACGCGGCCGATCCCGTGGCCCTGGGCCGCTGGTGGACCGAGGCGCTCGGCTGGGTCGTCGTCAACGACGCCCCCGAGGAGTACGAGATCCGCCCGGAGCAGGACCGCCTGCCGGGCCTTCTCTTCGCCCCGGTCCCCGAGGGCAAGACGATCAAGAACCGGCTCCATCTCGACGTCCGCCCCGACGACCAGGCGGCCGAGGTGGCCCGCCTCCTCGCCCTCGGCGCCCGGCACGCCGGCCCCGAGTACGGCGGCTTCTCCTGGGTCACACTCCTCGATCCCGAGGGCAACGAGTTCTGCGTGCTGAGCGGCGGGACCCCGCATACCTGAGCGAAGCAGGACGTTCGAACATACGATGGGCGACAGCCTCAGCCGACAACCCGGGGTGGGAGACGCATGGCACAGGCCGCCGAAACAGCGCGGACCGTCATCCTGACCGTGGACGACGACCCGGGAGTCTCCCGTGCCGTCGCCCGAGACCTGCGGCGGCGCTACGGCGAGTCGTACCGCATCGTGCGCGCCGAGTCCGGCGAGTCCGCGCTGGAGGCGCTGCGCGAGCTGAAGCTGCGCGGCGACCTGGTCGCGGTGATCCTCGCCGACTACCGGATGCCGCAGATGAACGGCATCGAGTTCCTGGAGCAGGCCCTCGACGTGTACCCGGGCGCGCGCCGGGTGCTGCTGACGGCGTACGCGGACACGAGCGCGGCGATCGACGCGATCAACGTCGTCGATCTGGACCACTATCTGCTCAAGCCGTGGGACCCGCCGGAGGAGAAGCTCTACCCGGTCCTCGACGACCTGCTGGACGCCTGGAAGTGCAGCGACTACCGGCCCGTGCCCGCCACCAAGGTGGTCGGGCACCGCTGGTCGGCGCGCTCCTCCGACGTCCGCGAGTTCCTGGCCCGCAACCAGGTGCCGTACCGCTGGTACTCGGCGGACGAGCCCGAGGGACAGCGGCTGCTGGCCGCGGCGGGCGAGGACGGGCAGCGGCTGCCGCTGGTGGTCACGCCGGACGGCACTCCGCTGGTCGCGCCCGAGGCGCCGGAGCTGGCCGCCCAGGTGGGCCTCGCGACCACGCCCACGGCCGAGTTCTACGACCTGGTCGTCATCGGCGGCGGTCCGGCCGGCCTCGGCTCGGCCGTGTACGGGGCGTCCGAGGGCCTGCGGACCGTGCTCGTGGAGCGGTCGGCGACCGGCGGGCAGGCCGGACAGAGCTCCCGGATCGAGAACTACCTCGGCTTCCCGGACGGCGTGTCCGGCGCCCAGCTCACCGACCGGGCCCGCCGGCAGGCCGCGAAGTTCGGCGCCGAGATCCTCACCGCCCGCGATGTGACGGCGCTGGAGATCAACGGGGCCGCGCGGGTCGTACGGTTCTCCGACGGCTCGGCGATCGCCGCGCACAGCGTGATCCTGGCGACCGGTGTGTCCTACCGGCAGCTGGAGGCGCCCGGCTGCACCGACCTGACCGGGTGCGGGGTGTACTACGGCTCGGCGTTGACCGAGGCGGCCTCCTGCCAGGGCCAGGACATCTACATCGTCGGTGGCGCCAACTCGGCCGGGCAAGCGGCGATGTACCTGTCCAAGGGCGCCAAGTCGGTGACGCTGCTGGTGCGCGGACCCGACCTGGCCGCATCCATGTCCCACTACCTGATCCAGCAGATCAACGAGGCGCCCAACATCTCGGTCCGCGCGCGGACCGTCGTCGAGGCGGCCCACGGCTCCGACCACCTGGAGCAGCTCACGCTGCGCGACGTCGACACCGGCGAGACCGAACTCGTCGACGCGCAGTGGATGTTCGTGTTCATCGGCGCGGCCCCGCTCACCGACTGGCTGGACGGCACGGTGCTGCGCGACGACCACGGGTTCATCCTCGCGGGCCCCGACCTGACCGCCGACGGACGGCCGCCGGCGGGCTGGGAGCTGGACCGGCCGCCGTACCACCTGGAGACCAACATCCCCGGCGTGTTCGTGGCGGGCGACGCGCGCGCCGAGTCCGCCAAGCGCGTCGCGTCCGCCGTCGGAGAGGGAGCCATGGCCGTGATGCTCGTCCACCGGTACCTGGAGCAGTCATGAGCGGGCAGTTGATGCCGTGCAGCCCCGCGGAGATCGGGTCGCTGTTCCTGTTCGAGAAGCTGTCCCCCGAGCAGTTGGGGCAGTTGTGCGGAGCGGGGCGGGTGGAGAGGTTCGAACCCGGTCCCGTCTACACCGAGGGCGAACCGGCCACCTGCTTCTACGTCATGATCGAGGGCACCGTGGTGCTCTCGCGGCGGGTCGGCGGGGACGACGTCGAGGTCACCCGCACGTCCCAACGCGGCGTGTACGCGGGCTCGATGCAGGCCTATCTGGGCGACCGGGTGCCGCAGGTCTACAACAACTCGATGCGGGTCACCGAGCCCACCCGGTTCTTCGTGCTGCCGGGCGAGAAGTTCTCGGACTTCATGCAGGAGTGGTTCCCGATGGCGGTCCATCTGCTGGAGGGACTGTTCTTCGGTTCGAAGAGCACCCAGCGGGCCATCGGCCAGCGCGAACGGCTGCTGGCGCTCGGCTCGTTGTCCGCGGGACTCACGCACGAGCTCAACAACCCGGCCGCGGCGGCCGTGCGGGCGACGGCGACGCTGCGCGAGCGGGTGGGCAAGATGCGGCACAAGCTCGCGATCATCGCCCAGGGGAACTACGCCCCCGAGGTGATGGCCAAGCTCATCGACATCCAGGACCGCACCGCCGAACGCGTCGCCAAGGCGCCGACGTTGAGCCCGCTGGAGGCCTCCGACCGGGAGGACGCGGTGACCGACTGGCTGGACGACCACGACATCCAGAACGGCTGGCGGCTCGCCCCCACCTTCGTGCAGGCCGGGCTCGACGTGGACTGGCTGGACCAGGTCGCGGCGGCCGTGGACGAGGAGCTGCTGCCGAACGCGATCGGCTGGCTCAACTACACCGTCGAGACCGAGCTGTTGATGGACGAGATCAACGACTCCACCAACCGCATCTCGCATCTCGTCGACGCCGCCAAGCAGTACTCGCAGCTCGACCGGGCACCCTTCCAGAACGCCGACGTCCACGAACTCCTCGACAGCACCCTGCTGATGCTCTCCGGCAAGATCGGGCAGCAGATCAAGGTCGTCAAGGACTACGACCGTACGCTCCCGAGGATCCCCGCCTACCCGGCGGAGCTCAACCAAGTGTGGACGAACCTCATCGACAACGCGGTCTCCGCGATCAACGGGGCGGGCGGCGAAGGGACGTTGACCGTGCGGACCGCTCTCGACAACGAGCGGCTGCTGGTGGAGTTCCGGGACACCGGTCCCGGTGTGCCGAAGGAGATCCGCGGCCGGATCTTCGACCCGTTCTTCACCACCAAGCCGGTCGGCGAGGGCACCGGGCTGGGCCTGGACATCTCGTGGCGGATCGTCGTCAACAAGCACCACGGGACGCTGCAGGTCGAGTCGGAGCCGGGCGACACCCGCTTCCAGGTGCTGCTGCCGCTCACCGCCGAAGAGAACGACACCATCGAGGAGTTGGCGTGACCGACATCCAGGGACTGGACCCCAGCGTGCCGCCGAGCGGGAACGGCTGTGTGGAGTGCGACGCCGCCGGCGGGTGGTGGTTCCATCTGCGGCGCTGTGCCCAGTGCGGCCATGTGGGGTGTTGCGACTCCTCCCCCGCCAAGCACGCCACGGCCCATTTCGAGGAGACCGGCCATCCTTTGGTGCAGAGCTACGAGCCGGGCGAGGAGTGGTACTGGAACTTCGAGACCAAGGAAATGTTCGAGTCCGGTCCCGCGCTGACACCGCCCGACAGCCATCCCGCGGACCAGCCCGCGCCGGGGCCCGAGGGCCGCGTTCCGGCGGACTGGGCGCGGACGCTGCGCGGCTGATCGCCCAAAGCTCCCCCCGGGCCCGAACGGGTCGGCACAGTGACAGGATGTACGTGTGCCTCTGACCTCGTTCTCTTCTCCACTCATCGGGCGTGACGACGAGCTGTCCCGCCTCGCCGGTGTTCTCGAACGCGCCCGCGGCGGGGCGGCTCGGGGTGTGCTCATCGGAGGGGACGCCGGCGTCGGCAAGACCCGGTTGCTGGACGAGGTCACCCAGGGCGCCGCCCGGGACGGCATGACCGTGCTCACCGGACACTGCGTCGATCTCGGGGACGTCGGTCTGCCCTATCTGCCGTTCACCGAGATCCTGGGGGTGCTGGCGGCCGACGAGCGGTTCGCGGGCGTGCTCGCCGGGCATCCGGTGGTCGACCGGCTGCTGGGCGGCGGCACCGACGACGTGCGGGACATGGGCGGGCGGCTGCGGCTCTTCGAGGGGATCGCGGGGCTGCTGGCCGATCTCTCGGACGTGGCACCGGTGTTGCTCGTGCTGGAGGACCTGCACTGGGCCGACCAGTCCTCCCGCGATCTGCTGCGGTTCCTGCTCAGCCGGGGCATTCTGCAACGGTCGGCCGGCGGGGCGCCCACGCACCGGCTGGCGGTGTTCGCGTCGTACCGCGCCGACGACCTGCACCGCCGTCACCCGCTGCGGCCGCTGCTGGCCGAGTTGGTGCGGCTGCCCGCCGTGGAGCGGCTGGAGCTGCGGCCGCTGGCCGACACCGAGGTGGCGCAGCTCGTGCAGGCCCTGTGGGACCGGCCGCTGCCGGACGCCACGGTCCGGCGGATCGTGGAGCGGGCCGAGGGCAACGCCTTCTACGCCGAGGAACTCGTCGCGGCCACCGACACCGAGGTGGGCGGGGTGCCGAGCGGGCTGGCCGACGTCCTGCTGATCCGCTTCGAGCAGCTGTCGGACACCGCTCAACTGGTGCTGCGCACGGCCGCGGTCGCCGGACGGCGGGTCGAGCACGACCTGCTGAGCGAGGCCGTCGGGCTCCCCGAGGACGAGCTGGAGTCGGCGCTGCGCGAGGCCATCGGGCGACAGCTGCTGGTGCCGGGCGACGGGGACACGTACTCCTTCCGGCACGCCCTCGCCCGGGAGGCCGTCTACGCCGATCTGCTGCCCGGTGAACGGGCCCGGCTGCACGGCGCGTTCGCCCGGCTGCTGACCGCACGCGGCCATCGCGCCGAGACGGCGGCGGAGCGGGCCCACCACTACCGTGAGAGCCATGACCTCGCCGAGGCCCTGGCCGCCTCGCTGGAGGCGGCCGATCACGCCCAGCGGGTCGGGGCGCCGGCCGAGGAGCTG includes:
- a CDS encoding FAD-dependent oxidoreductase produces the protein MAQAAETARTVILTVDDDPGVSRAVARDLRRRYGESYRIVRAESGESALEALRELKLRGDLVAVILADYRMPQMNGIEFLEQALDVYPGARRVLLTAYADTSAAIDAINVVDLDHYLLKPWDPPEEKLYPVLDDLLDAWKCSDYRPVPATKVVGHRWSARSSDVREFLARNQVPYRWYSADEPEGQRLLAAAGEDGQRLPLVVTPDGTPLVAPEAPELAAQVGLATTPTAEFYDLVVIGGGPAGLGSAVYGASEGLRTVLVERSATGGQAGQSSRIENYLGFPDGVSGAQLTDRARRQAAKFGAEILTARDVTALEINGAARVVRFSDGSAIAAHSVILATGVSYRQLEAPGCTDLTGCGVYYGSALTEAASCQGQDIYIVGGANSAGQAAMYLSKGAKSVTLLVRGPDLAASMSHYLIQQINEAPNISVRARTVVEAAHGSDHLEQLTLRDVDTGETELVDAQWMFVFIGAAPLTDWLDGTVLRDDHGFILAGPDLTADGRPPAGWELDRPPYHLETNIPGVFVAGDARAESAKRVASAVGEGAMAVMLVHRYLEQS
- a CDS encoding UBP-type zinc finger domain-containing protein, with amino-acid sequence MTDIQGLDPSVPPSGNGCVECDAAGGWWFHLRRCAQCGHVGCCDSSPAKHATAHFEETGHPLVQSYEPGEEWYWNFETKEMFESGPALTPPDSHPADQPAPGPEGRVPADWARTLRG
- a CDS encoding universal stress protein, with translation MTRPITVGFDGTEESLAALDWAAREAVRRGLELRVVQAWRFQADVALDVLSDPETQAGWVRDAVAEAAEVVAVRHHGLVVTTDVLEGGTVEALVEAAAGAEMLVLGSRGHGPVVGFLLGSVGQQVIAEAVRPVVLVRAGDEPTAEAAGREIVVGQQGEDPEDSAAALGFAFETAAARGATVRAVRAWTLPPVFAYSPGSLKLLDEAGGLEPREKQALQSALEPWRERFPDVPVVEHIEMGSAGQVLLSVAARAQLMVVGRRARRTAVGARIGSVAHGVLHHAGCPVAVVPPA
- a CDS encoding ATP-binding protein, yielding MSGQLMPCSPAEIGSLFLFEKLSPEQLGQLCGAGRVERFEPGPVYTEGEPATCFYVMIEGTVVLSRRVGGDDVEVTRTSQRGVYAGSMQAYLGDRVPQVYNNSMRVTEPTRFFVLPGEKFSDFMQEWFPMAVHLLEGLFFGSKSTQRAIGQRERLLALGSLSAGLTHELNNPAAAAVRATATLRERVGKMRHKLAIIAQGNYAPEVMAKLIDIQDRTAERVAKAPTLSPLEASDREDAVTDWLDDHDIQNGWRLAPTFVQAGLDVDWLDQVAAAVDEELLPNAIGWLNYTVETELLMDEINDSTNRISHLVDAAKQYSQLDRAPFQNADVHELLDSTLLMLSGKIGQQIKVVKDYDRTLPRIPAYPAELNQVWTNLIDNAVSAINGAGGEGTLTVRTALDNERLLVEFRDTGPGVPKEIRGRIFDPFFTTKPVGEGTGLGLDISWRIVVNKHHGTLQVESEPGDTRFQVLLPLTAEENDTIEELA
- a CDS encoding VOC family protein translates to MSLVWEQVTVDAADPVALGRWWTEALGWVVVNDAPEEYEIRPEQDRLPGLLFAPVPEGKTIKNRLHLDVRPDDQAAEVARLLALGARHAGPEYGGFSWVTLLDPEGNEFCVLSGGTPHT